The Calderihabitans maritimus genome segment TGCTTCCTTGACTGTTTCTTCGACGTTTAGCGACATTGTTTAATATACCACACCCCCGCTTCTCTTGTCAATAATTAAAATCGGACCGAATCTAGATGGACCAGAGTTTCGTTCACAGAAGTTTAAGAAGTTGAAAAAAGTATTGAAAAAGGTGGGTATCCCTGAGGTATTATTGGTGTGGTACAACAACAAAAACACCTCGAAGGGAGGACCCACCTTACTTGTTACGTACCCTAATAAGTTTACAAGAAGTTTACTCTAAGTTTACCCTTTACTTATTCTTGATCTTTTCAATCATTATGGCACAGTCGGGACATACCAGTTCACATATACCACAGGCAATACAGTCCTTGCCATGGCCCGGTTCCACAGACGGTGTACCGTAGACGCCCAGTTGTTTG includes the following:
- a CDS encoding 4Fe-4S dicluster domain-containing protein, with the protein product MTTLFKAVTYENGKGRFHLFPNLCKGCGLCIEKCPVDTIGWSKQLGVYGTPSVEPGHGKDCIACGICELVCPDCAIMIEKIKNK